One Halalkalicoccus sp. NIPERK01 DNA window includes the following coding sequences:
- a CDS encoding pyridoxamine 5'-phosphate oxidase family protein, which translates to MGLEELEAYGMARMDETGIRQFLSNQRVGVLGLPTDGTPYLVPLSFGFDGDSHLYFTYVGSESRKKRLSDRAETASFLVYSADTPFNWESVLLTGTIERVSDDETEGLADVLDTAWRPDLFERAENGVKNGVYRFVVDDRIGIKHTGLPPAFER; encoded by the coding sequence ATGGGTCTCGAAGAGCTCGAAGCGTACGGGATGGCCCGGATGGACGAGACGGGGATCCGCCAGTTCCTGTCGAACCAGCGGGTCGGGGTGCTCGGACTCCCGACGGACGGGACGCCGTATCTGGTGCCGTTGTCGTTCGGGTTCGACGGGGACTCGCACCTCTACTTCACCTACGTCGGCTCGGAGAGCCGGAAGAAACGGCTGAGCGATCGAGCGGAGACCGCCAGTTTCCTCGTCTACAGCGCCGATACCCCGTTCAACTGGGAGAGCGTCCTCCTCACGGGTACGATCGAGCGCGTTTCGGACGACGAGACGGAGGGCCTCGCGGACGTTCTGGACACGGCGTGGCGGCCGGATCTGTTCGAACGGGCCGAAAACGGGGTGAAAAACGGGGTCTATCGGTTCGTCGTCGACGATCGGATCGGCATCAAACACACGGGGCT